The stretch of DNA TTCCCATTTTGGCCACCCGTACCGGAGATTTGCACAATATCGTCCTCGAAAGCACCAATGGACATTTGGTTGAGCCCGACGACATTGACGAGCTTGCGTACTACTTGGAGTATTTTGCCGGCAATCCACACTTGGAAAAACTCGGGCAGGGAAGTTATGATCTTGTGACTCAAGAATATTCTTGGGATAAAACTTTGCAAAAATCCTTGCGCGTGTATGAGCAAGTGATGATGGTGAAACTCATGAAAGAGAATGCGCCGCACACCCACTATTTTCCTTGGGAGATTCCGCGTTTGCTCTGGGATGCGAGAGGGAAAAAGAAACTTTACCGAGGCAAGGCGCCGCTTTGTTTTTGCCTCACCGCCAATATTTCACAGGCTCATCTTGGAGAGGGTTTGCCCGCTGAGAGTGAAGAGATCCCCGCTTTTATTGAGCGCTTTTCGGAATTTTGTGCTCACCTGCAAGTGCCCAGCACCCTTTTTGTGCAACAAGATCTTTTGGGAGCCTTCCCCGTGGAAATTAAAAACATGCAGGAACTTGGGCATGAATTGGGTATTCAAATTTTGGAACACGATTGGCTCACCGCCCCCATGCGGCGCAGCGTCCTCCGTGCTTTGCGAGAGGAGTTGAATGCGCTGGGCTTGTCTGAAGTTCGTATGGTCCGTGTGCCGGCTGCGCCCAGTGAACAGGACTTGGAGATTCTTCATGAGGCCGGGTTTGAATGGCTCCCCACCAGTGAGGATCCTTATCCTTCGGTTGAATTCCACTGGGGAATTCCCTTCGCGCATTTCTTAAAGATGAACTTGCGCAGTTTCTTGGAATTGGAGGACCAAGAGTTGCTTGAGGCGGTGAACCGTTTGCGAGCGGAACAAAAAGACCACGGCGTGAATCCTTTTGTGATTTTTGAGTGCGACAGCGCCGAATTCACTTCACGGGAAGACCTCCCCCACGCGGGCGGAGAGAATTTTACGGAGCTTTCCAAAAAAATCGCCTTCCTCAAGGAACACATGGACCTCGACTTTCACACCTTGAGTGAATTCTGTAAATCCTGTAGAATCCCCTCTAAACTTTAATCATGAGCAGCTTCCTGTTCACTTCCGAGTCGGTCACCGAAGGCCATCCCGACAAAATCGCGGACCAAATTTCTGACGCGGTGCTGGATGCCATTTTGGCCGCAGATTCCATGGCTCGCGTGGCGTGTGAAACGTTGGTGACCACGGGGCTTGTTTTGATCGTCGGAGAAATCAAAACGAAGACTTATGTGGATATTCCCGCCCTTGCCCGCCGCACCATTGCCGAAATTGGCTACAACGATGCCTCTTACGGCTTCGATTCCAAGGCGTGCGCCGTTCTTACCGCTATTGATGAACAAAGCCCGGATATCGCCCTTGGTGTGGATACCGGCGGGGCCGGGGATCAGGGAATGATGTTTGGGTATGCTTGTGATGAAACTCCGGAGCTCATGCCGCTGCCCATTGCTTTGGCGCACAAGCTCACGCAGGCTTTGGCGGAGGCGCGCAAAAATGGCTCCTTGCCTTATTTGAGACCGGATGGAAAAAGCCAAGTGACGGTGAAGTATAGCGAAGATGGCCGACCTGAGTCGG from Candidatus Gracilibacteria bacterium encodes:
- a CDS encoding glycosyltransferase, with the translated sequence MKIQHIKRNKPRVALLINTWFPVHTGQQVYTAKLAEALARDYGYEVDILTRAIKGRVREEQREVEKILALRITRFGFKSHPWNLFMQAGYLIWVFFHLLIKGQKYSLYHAQGATVAAAMKAASWFTRVPTVVTVHGNHVFEKSWTLKKIIHRIMFLETKYTQEVSIAENFLKAVNVNEHIAVIPYGVDTEPFDQVEEDRSPDQFNALFVGRIDFQKGLDNLFKAVKKTIESTGFIQSHKDFMLHLVGDGPDRKGLEKLAHSLGIEKYLRWHGYLTGEALIHLYKSCDLFVLPSRNESFPLSVLEACAARLPILATRTGDLHNIVLESTNGHLVEPDDIDELAYYLEYFAGNPHLEKLGQGSYDLVTQEYSWDKTLQKSLRVYEQVMMVKLMKENAPHTHYFPWEIPRLLWDARGKKKLYRGKAPLCFCLTANISQAHLGEGLPAESEEIPAFIERFSEFCAHLQVPSTLFVQQDLLGAFPVEIKNMQELGHELGIQILEHDWLTAPMRRSVLRALREELNALGLSEVRMVRVPAAPSEQDLEILHEAGFEWLPTSEDPYPSVEFHWGIPFAHFLKMNLRSFLELEDQELLEAVNRLRAEQKDHGVNPFVIFECDSAEFTSREDLPHAGGENFTELSKKIAFLKEHMDLDFHTLSEFCKSCRIPSKL